Proteins from one Impatiens glandulifera chromosome 2, dImpGla2.1, whole genome shotgun sequence genomic window:
- the LOC124926622 gene encoding uncharacterized protein LOC124926622, which yields MEKKTEESEEEDEEMTELFSVFKNDDGAGTQIEKSQFHFSFNFPTYEEFCQKRSENMDGINQSVNGKYEDEDEEELHELRDEDQDEFMEIHNYKEKEHDEEEEEGETEILEEIENGQQQQLLADEEEEAEVCSMKGPFEIESDSDSSCSILPRRFVVNPLMAIFSDGFLSDRDFGGEFEPETPIYVEGDCICTMELPPSSSEELHAMGSSPELELGDFYDEEDEENIYSMEDLNEMEVTHLRAMGKHENSDFLNERDFLEAREEDIEEEEEDRRETTDKLEPLWEHQDLIEQLEMEMKKARATGLPTILEDSECPKLMEDLKPWKISEKYEHGDRIGEFQRFCKTYTERMRKFDILNFQKMYAIGFLQLKDPLRPVRVKRSYVQMMRALVLHKVRLDKSSKDKTNPTTKFIRELQDDLEVVYIGQMCLSWEFLRWQYERELEPWELEGRKIRKYNHVAREFQQFCVLIQRFMEDETVNGPRIHCYVKSRQILRNLLQVPLVRDDYIREKKKPTKMSEYDITSDMLVEIIEESIKTFWDFLRADKDCNIVPLQKGSKEIHLEPKDLELFVEIQKDLYKKDKHMRDALHSENSILKMLRRNRGEEKNPDQLVYFLAQVDMRLVGRVLNMCRLTSDQLIWCRNKLNKINFVGKKIHVEPSFLLFPC from the exons ATGGAGAAGAAAACAGAGGAatctgaagaagaagatgaagaaatgacTGAATTGTTTTCAGTCTTCAAGAACGACGATGGAGCTGGTACTCAAATTGAGAAATCCCAGTTCCATTTCAGTTTCAATTTTCCGACCTATGAAGAATTCTGCCAAAAGAGGAGTGAGAACATGGATGGTATTAATCAATCTGTGAATGGAAaatatgaagatgaagatgaagaagagctcCATGAATTAAGAGACGAGGATCAGGATGAATTCATGGAAATCcataattataaagaaaaagaacatgatgaagaagaagaagaaggagagaCGGAGATATTGGAGGAGATAGAAAATGGACAGCAGCAGCAATTATTAGctgacgaagaagaagaggccGAGGTCTGTTCAATGAAGGGTCCATTCGAGATAGAATCCGACTCCGATTCGTCTTGTTCGATTCTTCCTCGTCGTTTTGTCGTGAATCCGTTAATGGCAATTTTCAGTGATGGGTTTCTCTCAGACAGAGATTTCGGAGGAGAATTCGAACCGGAAACTCCGATTTACGTTGAGGGAGATTGTATTTGTACAATGGAACTCCCTCCGTCGTCTTCAGAAGAACTTCATGCGATGGGATCAAGTCCAGAACTTGAACTTGGAGATTTCTACgatgaggaagatgaagagaatATTTACTCGATGGAAGATCTTAACGAGATGGAAGTAACCCATCTTAGAGCCATGGGCAAACATGAGAACTCTGATTTTCTAAATGAGAGAGATTTTCTTGAGGCGAGAGAAGAAGAcattgaggaagaagaagaagatagaagAGAAACAACGGATAAATTAGAACCGTTGTGGGAGCATCAAGATCTAATCGAACAACTGGAAATGGAAATGAAGAAAGCTAGGGCAACCGGTTTACCGACCATTCTTGAGGACTCGGAGTGTCCGAAATTAATGGAAGATTTGAAACCATGGAAGATCTCTGAGAAATATGAACATGGAGATCGAATTGGTGAATTTCAGAGATTCTGTAAAACCTATACAGAGAGGATGCGCAAATTCGATATCTTGAATTTCCAGAAGATGTATGCAATCG GTTTTCTACAGTTGAAGGATCCACTAAGGCCGGTTAGAGTCAAAAGATCGTATGTTCAAATGATGAGGGCCCTAGTTTTGCATAAAGTAAGGTTAGACAAATCCTCGAAAGACAAAACAAATCCGACAACGAAGTTCATAAGGGAGTTACAAGATGACCTAGAAGTTGTTTACATTGGTCAAATGTGTCTCTCTTGGGAATTCTTGCGTTGGCAATATGAGCGTGAGCTCGAGCCATGGGAGTTAGAGGGTCGTAAGATTCGCAAATACAACCATGTTGCAAGAGAGTTCCAACAGTTTTGTGTGCTCATACAAAGGTTCATGGAGGATGAAACGGTTAATGGGCCAAGAATTCATTGCTATGTAAAGAGCCGACAAATTCTTCGCAATCTCCTCCAAGTTCCTCTCGTGAGAG atgactatattagagaaaaaaagaaacCGACAAAGATGAGCGAATATGACATCACAAGTGACATGTTAGTGGAGATTATTGAAGAATCCATAAAGACATTTTGGGACTTCCTTAGGGCTGATAAAGATTGCAACATTGTGCCTCTTCAAAAGGGTTCAAAAGAGATTCACTTAGAGCCCAAAGATCTTGAGCTCTTTGTGGAAATTCAAAAAGATCTCTATAAG AAGGACAAGCATATGAGAGATGCTTTACATAGTGAGAACTCGATACTAAAAATGTTAAGAAGGAATCGAGGAGAAGAAAAAAACCCAGATCAACTTGTGTATTTTCTTGCACAAGTCGATATGAGACTTGTGGGTAGAGTACTCAATATGTGCAGGCTAACCAGTGACCAATTGATATGGTGTCGAAACAAACTAAACAAGATAAATTTTGTGGGCAAAAAAATTCATGTAGAACCATCATTTTTACTCTTCCCATGTTGA